One genomic window of Arachis stenosperma cultivar V10309 chromosome 10, arast.V10309.gnm1.PFL2, whole genome shotgun sequence includes the following:
- the LOC130956943 gene encoding uncharacterized protein LOC130956943, which translates to MADVPPPTPSELLRMVTELQQANQRMAEANQRMTEENQRMQQQIQQLANARLENNNDRRERQENDDRRSEPTHVSETPQDDDADNRDEEAIPEDDDDQPDNSAGPFTADIMNFQLPRQFTLPTTLTPYDGLGDPKQHIKKFRSIMIVNGASDPILCRCFPSFLDGPALDWFCSLPADSISRFQELAKQFEQHFAASAIYLHDSDYLTTIKQGPQESLKDYITRFTKVAMQIPDLHPEVHLHAIKSGLRPGKFQETIAVAKPKTLAEFREKAKGQIDIEELRQARRAEKSPLMKDDDKPRESKKNFKPVPRYESYTQFNAKRDDIIKEILNSKLIKPPRKAGNYPEPKNVDKSKYCSFHQKHGHTTDECVIAKDLLERLARQGHLDKFIAGHMQKRPSSDQPATISSSKEKDKAPAQPRGVINCISGGYAGGGDTNSARKRTYRAMLAVEHSSVQYQPTPDIPEMTFGCSDLKSNHMNYDDPVVISIQLGDLIVRKVLLDPGSSADVLFFTTFQKMKLSTYIMQTYSGDLVGFSGERVPVLGSVWLQTTLGEQPLTKTQDIQYLVVDCFSPYNLILGRPFLNRFAAIVSTFHLCIKFPVQDNIIATVHGDLYEARQCYNSSLKPIKRSTQARVHSIQPGRPLLNELDPRADFEDRPTPNEELEKVILKEDPTKFTFIGTSITGEERQNIINCLRQNADLFAWTSGDMPGIDPAVITHKLQINPTARPVCQKKRNLGAEKQSASVAEVKKLIDAEFIRELRFTTWLANIVMVKKKNGKWRMCVDFTDLNKACPKDAYPLPNIDTLVDNSCGFGTLSFMDAYSGYNQILMHPSDQEKTAFITEYGNYCYNVMPFGLKNAGATYQRLMNKVFEEQIGRNIEVYVDDMVVKTKDGSSHIQDLEEIFAQVRKYNMRLNPEKCAFGVRGGKFLGFILTNRGIEANPEKCQAILNMQSPTSIKEVQRLTGRLAALSRFLPGLASKSHSFFQCLKKDKKIFTWTEDCEKAFADLKQILSKPPILQKPKLGKPLYLYLSITDMAISSVLTTEEDNQQRPVYFVSKSLQGAELRYPRLEKLALALIFSARRLRPYFQSHTIIIRTDYPLRQILSKPELAGRLIKWSIELSEFDISYQPRGTIKPQWLADFVAELTSSHPEQVNQTWTLFVDGASNPQGSGAGILLESSDGIILEHSLRFSFKASNNQAEYEALIAGLRLAADLNIKNLTILCDSLLVVQQVNRSFQVKDQILQRYLDVVQQLLTNFLKVTIHHIPREQNHRADVLSKLATTQAHTAKLLQSTLEKPSIDTMSILTTLNKDSWQNSYLQYLRHGSIPDEIQDRKKFKRQASFFTLLNNTLYRRGYSRPLLKCLDRDEADLILSEAHEGICGIHTGARSLAQKILRAGFYWPTLWEDSSKKVKTCEKCQKHAPIINLPAEELHHSVVSWPFNRWGMDILGPFPTASGQVKYLVVAIDYFSKWIEAQPLAKITSTQMVNFVWKHIICRFGIPQHIVTDNGRQFTDHNFKEFLQNLKIRQHFSSVEHPQSNGLAEAANKVLLQALRKKLDNAKGMWAELIPEVLWAYNTTTHSTTKETPFRLVYGSEAMIPIEVSQSSLRVQATNHDQARLAELDLIEEIRDIAAIRHRALQQQLTRRYSKRVFPRDFQTGDLVLRKTEQARRPSTHGKLAATWDGPYRISEVLGKGAYKLEHLDGDKISNTWNVQSLKKYYS; encoded by the coding sequence ATGGCCGATGTCCCTCCCCCCACCCCGTCCGAACTTCTCCGGATGGTAACTGAGCTCCAGCAGGCGAATCAACGCATGGCTGAAGCAAACCAGCGCATGACGGAAGAAAACCAAAGAATGCAACAACAGATTCAACAATTGGCTAACGCACGACTGGAAAATAACAATGATCGTCGCGAGCGCCAGGAAAATGATGACCGACGCTCCGAACCAACTCATGTCTCGGAAACACCTCAAGACGACGATGCTGACAATCGGGACGAGGAGGCGATACCCGAGGATGATGATGACCAGCCCGACAACTCGGCGGGGCCTTTCACGGCCGACATCATGAATTTTCAACTACCACGACAATTCACGTTACCGACGACACTAACCCCATACGATGGCCTAGGAGATCCTAAGCAGcacattaaaaaatttagatccATTATGATTGTCAATGGGGCATCCGACCCCATTTTATGTCGTTGTTTCCCTTCCTTTTTAGATGGACCCGCGCTTGACTGGTTTTGTTCTTTACCTGCAGATTCCATTTCACGCTTTCAGGAGCTAGCAAAGCAATTCGAACAACATTTTGCAGCATCGGCAATTTACTTGCATGATTCCGACTATCTGACTACAATCAAACAAGGTCCACAGGAAAGTCTGAAGGATTATATTACCCGTTTCACGAAAGTAGCGATGCAAATTCCTGATCTACACCCAGAGGTCCACTTGCATGCGATTAAAAGCGGCCTCCGACCTGGCAAATTCCAAGAAACAATTGCAGTGGCCAAACCAAAGACCTTGGCCGAGTTTAGGGAGAAAGCTAAGGGGCAAATAGACATCGAAGAGCTTCGACAGGCCCGACGAGCAGAAAAGTCTCCCCTTATGAAAGATGACGATAAACCTCGGGAGAGCAAGAAAAACTTTAAGCCTGTGCCACGATACGAGTCCTACACTCAGTTCAACGCCAAAAGGGACGACATTATCAAAGAAATTTTAAACTCTAAGCTCATCAAGCCACCCCGTAAAGCCGGCAACTACCCCGAGCCAAAAAACGTAGACAAATCGAAGTACTGCAGTTTTCATCAAAAGCATGGTCACACTACAGATGAATGCGTGATAGCCAAGGATCTATTAGAACGTTTGGCGCGGCAAGGACACCTTGATAAATTCATTGCAGGACATATGCAGAAACGTCCAAGCTCCGACCAACCCGCCACAATTTCATCATCCAAGGAAAAAGACAAAGCACCGGCTCAGCCCAGAGGAGTCATTAACTGCATTTCAGGAGGATATGCCGGTGGAGGAGACACAAACTCGGCAAGAAAACGAACATACCGGGCCATGTTGGCGGTCGAACACTCTTCTGTCCAATATCAACCAACCCCAGACATCCCTGAGATGACTTTTGGTTGCTCTGATCTTAAGTCAAACCATATGAACTATGATGATCCTGTGGTGATCTCAATTCAGTTGGGAGACCTTATTGTCCGGAAAGTGCTGCTTGATCCTGGGAGCAGCGCCGACGTACTATTCTTCACTACATTCCAGAAAATGAAACTCAGCACCTATATCATGCAAACTTACTCAGGAGATCTAGTTGGATTTTCAGGTGAACGAGTGCCTGTACTCGGATCTGTGTGGTTACAGACCACACTCGGTGAGCAACCCTTAACTAAGACACAGGATATACAATATCTCGTGGTCGATTGCTTCAGTCCTTATAATCTCATACTAGGAAGACCCTTCTTAAATAGATTTGCTGCTATTGTTTCCACTTTTCATCTTTGTATCAAGTTTCCTGTGCAGGACAATATAATCGCCACCGTACATGGTGACCTTTACGAAGCTCGGCAATGCTACAACTCCAGCCTCAAGCCAATCAAAAGAAGCACGCAGGCACGTGTTCACTCCATACAACCCGGGAGGCCACTGCTAAACGAGCTCGACCCTAGGGCTGACTTCGAAGATCGCCCAACCCCAAACGAAGAGCTGGAAAAGGTCATCCTCAAAGAAGATCCTACCAAATTCACATTCATCGGAACGTCTATCACCGGAGAGGAAAGGCAAAACATCATAAATTGCTTACGCCAAAATGCCGACCTATTTGCTTGGACCTCAGGAGATATGCCGGGGATAGACCCAGCAGTAATCACACATAAGCTACAAATCAATCCTACAGCTCGGCCGGTCTGCCAGAAGAAAAGAAACCTCGGGGCCGAGAAGCAATCAGCGTCCGTAGCCGAGGTCAAGAAACTCATTGATGCCGAGTTCATCAGAGAACTCCGCTTCACGACATGGTTAGCCAACATTGTCATGGTAAAAAAGAAAAACGGTAAATGGCGCATGTGCGTCGACTTCACTGACTTAAATAAGGCCTGCCCTAAAGATGCTTATCCTCTGCCAAATATTGACACCCTGGTTGACAATTCATGTGGTTTTGGTACCTTGAGTTTCATGGATGCATATTCTGGTTATAACCAGATCCTTATGCACCCATCAGACCAGGAAAAAACAGCATTTATAACTGAATATGGAAACTATTGTTATAATGTTATGCCTTTTggattaaagaatgcaggtGCAACTTACCAGCGACTCATGAACAAAGTCTTCGAGGAACAAATCGGCCGAAACATCGAAGTATACGTAGATGACATGGTCGTCAAAACAAAGGACGGCTCCTCTCACATACAAGACCTCGAGGAGATATTTGCACAAGTCAGAAAATATAACATGAGGCTGAACCCCGAGAAGTGCGCTTTCGGCGTCCGAGGAGGCAAATTCCTCGGCTTTATCCTGACAAACCGAGGCATTGAGGCAAACCCTGAAAAGTGTCAAGCAATACTTAACATGCAAAGTCCCACGAGCATAAAAGAAGTGCAGCGTTTAACAGGAAGATTAGCAGCTCTATCAAGATTCCTTCCAGGCTTGGCATCTAAATCACACAGCTTTTTTCAATGcctaaaaaaagataaaaaaattttcacttGGACTGAAGATTGTGAAAAAGCATTTGCCGATTTAAAACAAATCCTTTCAAAACCACCAATTTTACAAAAACCCAAACTCGGCAAGCCACTATATTTGTATTTATCTATTACTGACATGGCTATTAGTTCTGTTCTCACTACAGAGGAAGATAACCAACAGCGACCAGTCTACTTTGTTAGCAAGTCATTACAGGGTGCAGAACTTCGATACCCGAGGCTCGAGAAACTCGCCCTAGCTCTAATCTTCTCCGCAAGGCGACTCCGACCTTATTTTCAAAGCCACACAATCATCATCAGAACAGACTATCCACTTCGTCAAATACTCAGCAAGCCCGAGTTAGCAGGACGGTTAATCAAGTGGTCTATAGAACTTTCTGAGTTTGACATCTCATACCAACCGCGCGGCACCATCAAACCACAATGGTTAGCTGACTTTGTCGCAGAATTAACAAGCTCGCACCCAGAACAGGTAAATCAGACATGGACCTTGTTTGTTGATGGTGCCTCAAACCCTCAGGGGTCTGGAGCAGGCATACTGCTGGAAAGTTCAGACGGCATAATCCTAGAGCACTCCCTCCGCTTTTCGTTCAAAGCTAGCAACAACCAAGCGGAATACGAAGCTCTCATTGCAGGGCTAAGGTTAGCAGCCGATTTAAATATCAAAAATTTAACCATACTCTGTGACTCTTTGTTAGTTGTTCAACAAGTCAACCGAAGTTTCCAGGTAAAAGATCAGATTTTGCAAAGATATTTAGATGTTGTTCAACAACTCTTAACAAACTTTTTGAAAGTTACAATACATCATATACCTAGAGAACAAAATCATAGAGCAGATGTCTTGTCAAAGTTAGCAACAACACAAGCACACACTGCCAAACTATTGCAATCAACTTTAGAAAAACCAAGCATTGATACAATGAGCATTTTAACTACTTTAAACAAGGATAGTTGGCAAAATTCTTATCTACAGTACCTCAGACATGGATCTATCCCCGATGAAATCCAAGACAGGAAAAAATTTAAGAGACAAGCATCTTTTTTCACATTATTAAATAACACTTTATATAGGCGGGGTTACTCCCGACCTCTCTTAAAATGTTTAGACAGGGATGAAGCCGACCTTATTTTATCTGAGGCCCACGAAGGTATATGCGGAATACATACCGGAGCTCGCAGCTTAGCCCAAAAAATTCTCCGAGCAGGATTTTATTGGCCCACACTATGGGAAGACAGCAGCAAGAAAGTCAAGACCTGTGAAAAATGCCAAAAGCATGCACCGATCATTAACCTACCTGCCGAAGAACTTCATCATTCCGTGGTAAGCTGGCCCTTCAATAGATGGGGCATGGACATCCTCGGCCCTTTCCCAACAGCCTCGGGACAGGTAAAATATCTGGTAGTTGCCATCGATTACTTCTCTAAGTGGATCGAGGCACAACCTTTAGCAAAGATAACATCAACACAAATGGTAAATTTCGTTTGGAAGCATATTATCTGTAGATTCGGCATACCACAACACATTGTTACTGACAATGGTCGGCAATTTACCGACCACAATTTCAAAGAATTTTTGCAGAATTTGAAAATCAGGCAACATTTCTCATCTGTAGAACACCCACAATCAAACGGGTTGGCAGAAGCAGCGAACAAGGTCCTCTTGCAAGCCCTAAGGAAAAAGCTCGACAACGCCAAAGGGATGTGGGCCGAGCTAATTCCAGAAGTGCTATGGGCATATAATACTACAACACACTCAACAACTAAAGAAACTCCATTCCGCTTAGTGTATGGCTCGGAGGCGATGATACCAATCGAAGTTTCACAAAGCTCGCTAAGAGTGCAAGCTACAAATCATGACCAAGCTCGGTTAGCTGAACTCGACCTTATCGAAGAAATCAGAGATATAGCAGCCATTCGACACCGTGCATTACAACAGCAACTTACCCGACGATATTCAAAAAGGGTATTTCCCAGAGACTTTCAGACCGGCGACTTAGTGCTAAGAAAAACAGAACAAGCTCGGCGACCTTCCACACACGGAAAGCTCGCAGCAACATGGGACGGCCCATATCGAATTTCCGAAGTTCTGGGAAAAGGTGCCTACAAGTTAGAACATCTAGACGGAGATAAAATCTCCAACACATGGAATGTACAATCCTTAAAGAAATACTACAGTTAA